One stretch of Serinicoccus hydrothermalis DNA includes these proteins:
- the cydD gene encoding thiol reductant ABC exporter subunit CydD, translated as MRPVDPALLRSLPATRGPVAALGLVGVASGVVAIAQAVVLALVVGAVARGTGLQAYLVWLVALLVLRGVLAAVGELTARWAGLRVVAVVRAAVLRRWLGRPVEGRPTTEVAITRATEGVAALEPYVARYLPALVTAAVVPALALVTLVVVDPWSALIVVLTLPLLPVFAALIGMHTREQTQRRWGAMELLAGHFLDVMRGLPTLVAYGRARAQVDAVREVGERHRRASVATLRTAFMSTAALELLATISVAMVAVAVGLRLAHGGMDLVVGLTAILLAPEAYWPIRRVGAEFHNAADGAQVLEDLAADGLLSPTSDRTPLPSAPTSDQTPLPSASARTRGVSGREGVRLDAVTYAHPGRAQTLAEVSLATPAPPGLTVLTGPSGAGKTTVLELLAGLRTPASGQVTAPAAHLATQRPLLLPGTVRDNLALAAPDATEKQMQDALDRVGLWAQLADRHGLDTRLGDDGLGLSAGQRARLALARALLSPAPLLLLDEPTANVAADGIPLVHEVLVDLARGRRVVVVTHDPQLAALADDRWSLDGGAGTVLRSRRPGDGSAAPFLHQDDRADAESDAEPDLEPGVVRPIPVPGGRRGLVLACALGGASVGCGVALTATSGWLIVQASTMPVVLTLLVAVVGVRAFGIFRPVFRYAERVVSHDVALADLARRRADLFAALIPLTPARLGRRSRGALLGAMARDLDDVTDEQVRVTVPAWSALIASVLGAAIAGWHLPMAGAVVAAAGLVAAAVAVLGYAAERRAQDDAVRARGRVRERSASLAAELLAVQAVTGRTGGQRLLLDDLAAQEERQRGCEARLTRARAVALTLSWVVVAAAVALVAGIAWSAQAAGTLSAPYAALVALVPVALADTWVGLPEIAGARARARAAARRIEDVLHQEPAVADTGHDEPPAGAPSLELRRVSAAWEPGERAVPDLLALDLCVEPGDRVHLTGPNGAGKSTALAVLARHLDPVSGTYTLSPLPHRDRTPRVFGTEGVSGPEERTQRVSGQEVRELDLEGTRALIALVDDEPHAFAGSVRANLLLAAPGAADADLLDALEAVDLGDWCATLPEGLDTSLTGLSGGERTRLALARAVVSGRPVLLLDEPTAHLDDATAQRALGGVLEHAGADRAVVLVSHGRPPLGRWSTAAVGTGTTRPRDRASTALIG; from the coding sequence GTGCGCCCCGTCGACCCGGCGCTGCTGCGGTCGCTGCCCGCCACCCGCGGGCCGGTCGCGGCGCTCGGACTCGTCGGCGTCGCCTCGGGCGTCGTCGCGATCGCCCAGGCGGTCGTGCTCGCCCTCGTCGTCGGTGCCGTCGCCCGCGGGACCGGGCTGCAGGCATACCTCGTGTGGCTGGTGGCGCTGCTCGTGCTCCGCGGGGTGCTGGCGGCGGTGGGCGAGCTGACCGCCCGGTGGGCGGGGCTGCGGGTGGTCGCGGTGGTGCGCGCCGCGGTGCTGCGCCGCTGGCTCGGGCGCCCGGTGGAGGGGCGGCCGACGACCGAGGTCGCGATCACCCGGGCGACGGAGGGGGTCGCGGCGCTGGAGCCGTATGTCGCGCGCTACCTGCCCGCGCTCGTCACCGCCGCGGTCGTCCCGGCGCTGGCGCTGGTCACCCTGGTCGTCGTGGACCCGTGGAGCGCGCTCATCGTCGTGCTGACGCTGCCGCTGCTGCCGGTCTTCGCCGCGCTCATCGGGATGCACACGCGCGAGCAGACCCAGCGCCGCTGGGGGGCGATGGAGCTGCTCGCCGGACACTTCCTCGACGTCATGCGCGGGCTGCCGACGCTGGTGGCCTACGGGCGGGCGCGGGCCCAGGTCGACGCCGTCCGCGAGGTGGGCGAGCGGCACCGGCGGGCCAGCGTCGCCACGCTGCGCACCGCCTTCATGTCGACCGCGGCCCTCGAGCTGCTCGCGACGATCTCGGTGGCGATGGTGGCGGTGGCCGTGGGGCTGCGGCTGGCGCACGGCGGCATGGACCTCGTCGTCGGCCTCACCGCCATCCTGCTCGCGCCGGAGGCCTACTGGCCGATCCGCCGGGTGGGCGCGGAGTTCCACAACGCCGCCGACGGGGCGCAGGTGCTGGAGGACCTGGCCGCCGACGGGCTGCTGTCCCCCACCTCCGACCGGACACCCCTCCCGTCCGCCCCCACCTCCGACCAGACACCCCTTCCGTCCGCATCGGCCCGGACACGAGGGGTGTCCGGTCGGGAGGGGGTGCGCCTGGACGCCGTGACGTATGCCCACCCCGGCCGGGCGCAAACCCTCGCCGAGGTCTCGCTCGCCACGCCGGCGCCCCCGGGCCTCACCGTGCTCACCGGTCCCAGCGGGGCGGGCAAGACCACGGTGCTCGAGCTGCTGGCCGGTCTGCGCACCCCGGCCTCGGGGCAGGTCACGGCACCGGCCGCCCACCTGGCCACGCAGCGCCCGCTGCTGCTGCCCGGGACCGTGCGGGACAACCTCGCGCTGGCGGCCCCGGACGCGACCGAGAAGCAGATGCAGGACGCGCTCGACCGGGTGGGCCTGTGGGCCCAGCTGGCCGACCGGCACGGCCTCGACACCCGGCTCGGCGACGACGGGCTCGGCCTCTCAGCCGGTCAGCGCGCCCGCCTCGCCCTGGCCCGCGCGCTACTCTCCCCCGCGCCGCTGCTGCTCCTCGACGAGCCCACCGCCAACGTGGCGGCGGACGGCATACCCCTCGTCCACGAGGTCCTGGTCGACCTCGCCCGAGGACGTCGCGTCGTCGTGGTGACCCACGACCCGCAGCTGGCCGCGCTCGCCGACGACCGGTGGTCTCTCGACGGTGGTGCAGGAACGGTGCTGCGGAGTCGTCGCCCCGGCGACGGGAGCGCAGCACCGTTCCTGCACCAGGACGACCGGGCCGACGCGGAGTCCGACGCCGAACCCGACCTCGAGCCGGGCGTGGTCCGGCCGATCCCCGTCCCCGGGGGCCGCCGCGGGCTCGTCCTCGCCTGCGCCCTCGGCGGCGCGTCGGTCGGCTGCGGCGTCGCCCTCACCGCGACCTCGGGCTGGCTCATCGTGCAGGCCTCGACGATGCCGGTGGTGCTCACGCTGCTCGTCGCGGTGGTGGGCGTGCGCGCGTTCGGCATCTTCCGCCCGGTCTTCCGGTATGCCGAGCGCGTCGTCAGCCACGACGTCGCCCTGGCCGACCTGGCCCGCCGTCGCGCCGACCTCTTCGCCGCCCTCATCCCGCTCACCCCCGCCCGCCTGGGCCGGCGCAGCCGCGGTGCCCTGCTGGGCGCGATGGCGCGGGACCTCGACGACGTCACCGACGAGCAGGTCCGGGTCACCGTCCCCGCCTGGTCGGCCCTCATCGCCTCGGTGCTGGGAGCGGCGATCGCCGGGTGGCACCTGCCGATGGCCGGTGCCGTGGTGGCGGCAGCGGGCCTGGTCGCCGCCGCCGTCGCGGTGCTCGGGTATGCCGCCGAGCGCCGGGCCCAGGACGACGCCGTGCGGGCACGGGGCCGGGTGCGCGAACGCAGCGCGTCGCTGGCCGCCGAGCTGCTCGCCGTGCAGGCGGTGACCGGCCGGACCGGTGGCCAGCGGCTGCTGCTCGACGATCTCGCCGCGCAGGAGGAGCGGCAGCGGGGGTGCGAGGCCCGGCTCACGCGGGCACGGGCGGTCGCGCTCACGCTCAGCTGGGTCGTCGTGGCGGCCGCGGTCGCGCTCGTCGCGGGGATCGCGTGGTCGGCGCAGGCGGCGGGCACGCTCAGCGCCCCGTATGCCGCGCTCGTCGCGCTGGTCCCCGTCGCCCTCGCGGACACCTGGGTGGGTCTGCCCGAGATCGCGGGCGCCCGCGCCAGGGCCCGCGCCGCCGCCCGACGGATCGAGGACGTGCTGCACCAGGAGCCGGCGGTCGCGGACACCGGGCACGACGAGCCGCCGGCCGGGGCTCCCTCGCTGGAGCTGCGCCGGGTGAGCGCGGCGTGGGAGCCGGGTGAGCGGGCGGTGCCGGACCTCCTCGCGCTGGACCTCTGCGTGGAGCCGGGTGATCGCGTCCACCTCACCGGGCCCAACGGCGCGGGCAAGTCCACCGCGCTGGCCGTCCTCGCCCGCCACCTCGACCCGGTGAGCGGCACGTATACCCTCTCTCCCCTCCCTCACCGCGACCGGACACCCCGTGTGTTCGGAACGGAAGGGGTGTCCGGTCCAGAGGAGCGGACGCAAAGGGTGTCCGGTCAGGAGGTGCGGGAGCTGGACCTGGAGGGCACCCGCGCGCTCATCGCGCTGGTCGACGACGAGCCGCACGCCTTCGCCGGGTCGGTGCGGGCCAACCTCCTGCTCGCCGCACCCGGGGCCGCCGACGCGGACCTGCTGGACGCGCTGGAGGCGGTGGACCTGGGCGACTGGTGCGCGACCCTGCCCGAGGGGCTCGACACGTCGCTCACCGGGCTCTCCGGGGGTGAGCGGACCCGCCTCGCCCTCGCGCGCGCCGTCGTCTCCGGCCGGCCGGTGCTCCTGCTCGACGAGCCCACGGCGCATCTCGACGACGCGACGGCGCAGCGGGCCCTCGGGGGTGTGCTGGAGCACGCCGGCGCGGACCGCGCGGTGGTGCTCGTCAGCCATGGTCGGCCCCCGCTCGGGCGATGGAGCACCGCCGCCGTCGGAACGGGAACAACCCGGCCGCGCGACCGCGCGTCCACCGCACTCATCGGCTAG
- the purB gene encoding adenylosuccinate lyase has protein sequence MPLPASRTPLAELDPPPTLGALDGRYRRAVAPLVDHLSEAALNRARLHVEVEWLIHLVTQQVVPGAPTLTEPEQVALRALVADFDAATIAELAEIEAETVHDVKAIEYLLRRRLADILAGSEDAEARTAALAELVHFACTSEDVNNTSYALLVQGAITEVWLPKAHDLVDQLTAMAHDLAEVPLLAHTHGQPATPTTMGKELAVLAHRLTRQLHRIERCAYLGKLNGATGTYGAHVEAVPGADWQEVSRTFVEHLGLEWNPLTTQIESHDWQAELYADVARFNRILHNLATDLWTYISMGYFAQVRGQGTVGSSTMPHKVNPIRFENAEANLEVSNALLDVLASTLVTSRLQRDLTDSSMQRNIGTALGHSLLALDNVGRGLSGLDAVPEAMAADLDRNWEVLAEPIQSVMRALAARGVEGMSNPYERLKELTRGRRIGQAELVDFVRGLGLPADDEERLVALTPATYVGLAPRLVEHLGQP, from the coding sequence ATGCCGCTCCCCGCCTCCCGCACACCCCTCGCCGAGCTCGACCCGCCGCCGACCCTGGGTGCACTCGACGGTCGCTACCGCAGGGCGGTCGCCCCGCTGGTCGACCACCTCTCCGAGGCGGCCCTTAACCGGGCCCGGCTGCACGTCGAGGTCGAGTGGCTGATCCACCTGGTGACCCAGCAGGTGGTGCCGGGCGCCCCGACGCTGACCGAGCCCGAGCAGGTCGCGCTGCGCGCGCTGGTCGCCGACTTCGACGCCGCGACGATCGCCGAGCTCGCCGAGATCGAGGCCGAGACGGTGCACGACGTCAAGGCGATCGAGTACCTCCTGCGCCGCCGCCTCGCCGACATCCTCGCCGGCAGCGAGGACGCCGAGGCCCGCACGGCCGCGCTCGCCGAGCTCGTCCACTTCGCCTGCACCAGCGAGGACGTCAACAACACCTCCTACGCGCTCCTCGTCCAGGGCGCGATCACCGAGGTGTGGCTCCCCAAGGCGCACGACCTCGTCGACCAGCTCACGGCCATGGCCCACGACCTCGCCGAGGTGCCGCTGCTCGCGCACACCCACGGTCAGCCGGCCACGCCCACCACGATGGGCAAGGAGCTCGCGGTGCTCGCCCACCGCCTCACCCGGCAGCTGCACCGGATCGAGCGATGCGCATACCTCGGCAAGCTCAACGGGGCCACCGGCACGTACGGCGCGCACGTCGAGGCGGTGCCCGGCGCCGACTGGCAGGAGGTCAGCCGCACCTTCGTCGAGCACCTCGGGCTGGAGTGGAACCCGCTCACGACGCAGATCGAGAGCCACGACTGGCAGGCCGAGCTGTATGCCGACGTCGCGCGCTTCAACCGCATCCTGCACAACCTCGCGACCGACCTGTGGACCTACATCTCGATGGGCTACTTCGCGCAGGTCCGCGGCCAGGGCACGGTCGGCTCCAGCACCATGCCGCACAAGGTCAACCCGATCCGGTTCGAGAACGCCGAGGCCAACCTCGAGGTCAGCAACGCCCTGCTCGACGTGCTCGCCTCGACGCTGGTGACCAGCCGGCTGCAGCGCGACCTCACCGACTCCTCGATGCAGCGCAACATCGGCACCGCGCTCGGCCACAGCCTCCTCGCGCTCGACAACGTCGGCCGCGGGCTCTCCGGGCTCGACGCCGTGCCGGAGGCGATGGCCGCCGACCTCGACCGCAACTGGGAGGTGCTCGCCGAGCCGATCCAGTCGGTCATGCGGGCGCTCGCGGCGCGCGGCGTCGAGGGCATGAGCAACCCCTACGAGCGGCTCAAGGAGCTCACCCGGGGCCGGCGGATCGGGCAGGCCGAGCTGGTCGACTTCGTCCGCGGACTGGGGCTGCCGGCGGACGACGAGGAGCGGCTCGTCGCGCTCACCCCGGCCACCTACGTCGGTCTCGCGCCCCGGCTCGTCGAGCACCTGGGCCAGCCGTGA
- a CDS encoding barstar family protein, with product MIILAADRADDARAHFAQSGYAVAEVTTPRGGGLRETQAQLAQALRLPRTAATNLDAMADSLRDLGQIWDGQEVALLWEDAGALAERDGRAWWILSEILDDAESLAVVALGARRPEDGEQP from the coding sequence GTGATCATCCTCGCCGCCGACCGCGCCGACGACGCCCGCGCCCACTTCGCCCAGTCCGGGTATGCCGTCGCCGAGGTCACCACCCCGCGCGGCGGCGGTCTGCGGGAGACGCAGGCGCAGCTCGCGCAGGCGCTGCGGCTGCCCCGGACCGCGGCGACCAACCTGGACGCCATGGCCGACTCGCTGCGCGACCTGGGGCAGATCTGGGACGGGCAGGAGGTGGCGCTGCTCTGGGAGGACGCCGGCGCCCTCGCCGAGCGGGACGGGCGCGCCTGGTGGATCCTCTCGGAGATCCTCGACGACGCGGAGTCGCTGGCCGTGGTCGCCCTGGGGGCCCGCCGGCCGGAGGACGGTGAGCAGCCGTGA
- a CDS encoding ribonuclease domain-containing protein, with protein sequence MRLSRPVAAVLLVLCAVLVLVLALGQGGWTGDEPTSEQSGAAARPTSSEPTTPEPTSTTSEPTSDEPTSDQPTLDDETPAGAAAGEPVGTDTRDWDDVDACADGILPDELDPVVDDIEAGGPYDYGRDGVTFENREGYLPDESRGYYQEFTVETPGLDHRGAKRVVTGGGEIDPEVWYYTDDHYESFCEFAPAA encoded by the coding sequence GTGAGACTGTCGCGCCCCGTCGCCGCCGTGCTGCTCGTGCTCTGCGCCGTGCTCGTGCTGGTGCTGGCGCTCGGGCAGGGCGGCTGGACCGGCGACGAGCCGACGTCCGAGCAGTCCGGCGCAGCAGCGAGGCCGACGTCCTCCGAACCCACGACGCCCGAGCCCACGTCGACGACCTCTGAGCCGACCTCGGACGAGCCGACGTCGGACCAGCCGACCTTGGACGACGAGACGCCGGCGGGCGCTGCGGCGGGCGAGCCGGTCGGGACCGACACCCGCGACTGGGACGACGTCGACGCCTGTGCCGACGGCATACTCCCGGACGAGCTGGACCCGGTCGTCGACGACATCGAGGCGGGCGGCCCCTACGACTACGGCAGGGACGGCGTCACCTTCGAGAACCGCGAGGGCTACCTCCCGGACGAGTCGCGCGGCTACTACCAGGAGTTCACGGTCGAGACGCCCGGGCTGGACCACCGCGGCGCCAAGCGCGTCGTCACCGGCGGCGGCGAGATCGACCCCGAGGTCTGGTACTACACCGACGACCACTACGAGAGCTTCTGCGAGTTCGCACCGGCCGCCTGA
- a CDS encoding MOSC domain-containing protein has translation MGPRVVAVSKDEEHRFSKVPVERIEVLAGLGVVGDAHAGSKVQHRSRVRRDPTQPNVRQVHLVHAELFAEAERHGYALGPGDLGENVLTAGLDLLGLPTGTLLQIGEARLRLTGLRNPCAQINQFRPGLLKVVLAKEDGSPHDQPAPSTATPSATGSRLIRKAGVMAVVECSGEIRPGQEIGLSLPPGPHRPLEPV, from the coding sequence TTGGGACCGCGCGTCGTCGCCGTCAGCAAGGACGAGGAGCACCGCTTCAGCAAGGTGCCGGTGGAGCGCATCGAGGTGCTGGCGGGCCTCGGCGTGGTGGGCGACGCGCACGCCGGATCGAAGGTCCAGCACCGGTCCAGGGTGCGCCGCGACCCGACCCAGCCGAACGTGCGGCAGGTCCACCTCGTCCACGCCGAGCTCTTCGCCGAGGCGGAGAGGCATGGGTATGCCCTCGGCCCCGGCGACCTGGGCGAGAACGTCCTCACCGCCGGCCTGGACCTGCTCGGGCTCCCGACCGGGACGCTGCTGCAGATCGGTGAGGCGCGGCTGCGGCTGACCGGCCTGCGCAACCCCTGTGCCCAGATCAACCAGTTCCGTCCCGGCCTGCTCAAGGTCGTCCTGGCGAAGGAGGACGGGTCGCCCCACGACCAGCCTGCCCCCTCCACGGCCACCCCGTCGGCCACCGGCTCGCGGCTGATCCGCAAGGCCGGGGTCATGGCGGTCGTCGAGTGCAGCGGCGAGATCCGGCCAGGCCAGGAGATCGGTCTCTCCCTGCCGCCCGGACCGCACCGACCGCTCGAACCGGTCTGA
- a CDS encoding GNAT family N-acetyltransferase → MTMTPEDGPVLRTDRLVLRPWRVDEAAVQRELWTERDPRVPPHRRIDAQGRPTVEDLADAIRRNPPTSPLGLLAIERRVECDVIGYCGLVHQGHGPEDEPELAFELLRRTWGQGYATEASLAVIDRARAARVRRLWATVWDWNHASRRVLAKVGFRETARQEAYPGRGTTLFTTRVL, encoded by the coding sequence ATGACGATGACGCCCGAGGACGGCCCCGTGCTGCGGACGGACCGGCTGGTGCTCCGCCCCTGGCGGGTCGACGAGGCGGCGGTCCAGCGCGAGTTGTGGACCGAGCGGGATCCCCGCGTCCCGCCGCACCGTCGGATCGACGCGCAGGGACGCCCCACCGTGGAGGACCTCGCCGACGCGATCCGGCGCAACCCACCCACCTCCCCGCTCGGGCTGCTCGCGATCGAGCGCCGGGTCGAGTGCGACGTCATCGGCTACTGCGGGCTGGTCCACCAGGGGCACGGCCCGGAGGACGAGCCGGAGCTGGCCTTCGAGCTCCTCCGGCGGACGTGGGGCCAGGGCTATGCCACCGAGGCCTCGCTCGCGGTGATCGACCGGGCGAGGGCGGCCCGTGTCCGACGGTTGTGGGCCACGGTCTGGGACTGGAACCATGCCTCCCGCCGGGTCCTCGCCAAGGTCGGCTTCCGCGAGACGGCGCGGCAGGAGGCATACCCGGGGCGTGGCACGACGCTGTTCACCACGCGGGTGCTCTAG
- a CDS encoding type II toxin-antitoxin system VapC family toxin, which translates to MLVVDTNVLVYAAHVGSAHHAVTARWLEDTVKGPQVLAVPWVAALGFLRITTNPRVFAEPFTTDEALTALDAWLAHPGVTVPQPTTRHPQVLAGLLRESGTAGNLTTDAHIAALAVEHGAEVATFDRDFARFGVRVVVPGEG; encoded by the coding sequence GTGCTCGTCGTCGACACCAACGTGTTGGTCTATGCCGCCCACGTCGGCTCCGCGCACCACGCGGTCACGGCGCGCTGGCTGGAGGACACGGTGAAGGGTCCACAGGTCCTGGCGGTGCCGTGGGTCGCGGCCCTCGGCTTCCTGCGCATCACGACCAACCCGAGGGTCTTCGCCGAGCCGTTCACGACCGATGAGGCACTGACTGCCCTCGACGCCTGGCTCGCGCACCCCGGGGTCACGGTCCCGCAGCCCACCACTCGTCACCCGCAGGTGCTCGCGGGACTGCTGCGGGAGTCGGGGACGGCAGGCAATCTCACGACCGACGCCCACATCGCCGCGCTCGCCGTGGAGCACGGAGCTGAGGTGGCGACCTTCGACCGCGACTTCGCGCGCTTCGGAGTCCGCGTGGTCGTGCCTGGTGAGGGCTGA
- a CDS encoding metal-sensitive transcriptional regulator produces MAVNGYTGSKDQYLKRLRRIEGQVRGIARMVEDDTYCIDVLTQVSAATKALQAVSLGLLEDHIGHCVVDAAAESEEAKDEKVREASAAIARLVRS; encoded by the coding sequence ATGGCTGTCAACGGGTACACCGGCTCCAAGGACCAATATCTCAAGCGTCTGCGCCGGATCGAGGGCCAGGTGCGCGGCATCGCGCGCATGGTCGAGGACGACACCTACTGCATCGACGTCCTCACCCAGGTGAGCGCGGCGACCAAGGCCCTGCAGGCGGTGAGCCTGGGCCTGCTCGAGGACCACATCGGGCACTGCGTCGTCGACGCGGCCGCCGAGTCCGAGGAGGCCAAGGACGAGAAGGTCCGCGAGGCCTCGGCCGCCATCGCCCGGCTCGTCCGCAGCTGA
- a CDS encoding heavy-metal-associated domain-containing protein, giving the protein MTDTPVSNQTTKLVVSGMTCGHCVASVTEELKEVDGVLEVRVDDLVEGGDTDVFVTSDGPLDLGAARAAVEEAGYTAQA; this is encoded by the coding sequence ATGACCGACACCCCCGTCTCCAACCAGACCACCAAGCTCGTCGTCTCCGGCATGACCTGCGGCCACTGCGTCGCGTCCGTGACCGAGGAGCTGAAGGAGGTCGACGGCGTGCTGGAGGTGCGCGTCGACGACCTCGTCGAGGGCGGCGACACCGACGTCTTCGTCACCTCTGACGGCCCGCTGGACCTCGGTGCCGCGCGGGCGGCCGTCGAGGAGGCCGGCTACACCGCCCAGGCCTGA
- a CDS encoding heavy metal translocating P-type ATPase has translation MSSSTTDAPGETQHVDLAISGMTCASCSARIERKLNKVEGVQASVNLATEKASVTFPSALSVTDIVGVVEKTGYGATPLEQDRRPGGAPAMTHDVVGSGSLRLRMVVASALALLVVLVHMVPPVRDALGMGGHWLQLVLTAPIYFWAAWPFHRAAAINARHGASTMDTLVSVGITAAFGWSVLALLTGFTADLYFETAAVVTAFLLIGRFIEARAKAQGRSALTSLLELGAKDVAVLRQEGGGAMATSEHRVPVEELVVGDRFVVRPGEKVATDGTILSGRSTIDASMVTGESMPVEVGPQDTVTGATVNGHGRLIVRATRVGSETTLARITELVEQAQTGKAPVQRLADRISAVFVPTVLVIAAVTFLLWLVTGHTFTEALAPAVAVLIIACPCALGLATPTALLTGTGRGAQLGILIKGPQILESTRRVDTVVLDKTGTLTTGRPVLTDVVTAGSLPEHAALKAAASVEAGSEHPVAGAVVDGARERGIDLVQAEDVVNLPGEGVRARLKDTEVTVGRPSLFDVVPEVLVETLERADGTTVLVGWGGTARAALTVADTARETSAAAVERLRGLGLTPYLLTGDNARTAAAVAQEVGIDPSDVMAEVLPQDKFARVQELQGQGRVVAMVGDGVNDAAALAQADLGMAMGSGTDVAAESADIVLMRSDVETVADAIGLSRQTLTVIKQNLLWAFGYNTLAIPLAAFGLLTPLIAGGAMALSSVLVVLNSLRLKGFGRA, from the coding sequence ATGAGCAGCAGCACCACCGACGCACCCGGCGAGACGCAGCACGTCGACCTCGCGATCAGCGGGATGACCTGCGCGTCCTGCTCGGCGCGGATCGAGCGCAAGCTCAACAAGGTCGAGGGGGTGCAGGCCAGCGTCAACCTCGCGACCGAGAAGGCCAGCGTCACCTTCCCCTCCGCGCTGTCGGTGACCGACATCGTCGGCGTCGTCGAGAAGACCGGGTATGGCGCCACCCCCCTCGAGCAGGACCGTCGCCCGGGCGGGGCCCCGGCGATGACCCACGACGTCGTCGGCAGCGGCTCGCTGCGGCTGCGGATGGTCGTGGCCAGCGCGCTCGCCCTGCTCGTCGTGCTCGTCCACATGGTCCCGCCGGTGCGCGACGCCCTGGGGATGGGCGGCCACTGGCTCCAGCTCGTGCTGACCGCCCCGATCTACTTCTGGGCCGCGTGGCCCTTCCACCGGGCCGCCGCGATCAACGCCCGGCACGGCGCCTCCACCATGGACACGCTGGTTTCGGTCGGCATCACCGCCGCCTTCGGCTGGTCCGTCCTCGCGCTGCTCACCGGCTTCACCGCGGACCTCTACTTCGAGACGGCCGCGGTCGTCACCGCCTTCCTGCTCATCGGGCGCTTCATCGAGGCGCGGGCCAAGGCGCAGGGCCGCTCCGCGCTGACCTCGCTGCTCGAGCTCGGCGCCAAGGACGTGGCCGTGCTGCGCCAGGAGGGGGGCGGTGCGATGGCCACGAGCGAGCACCGGGTGCCGGTCGAGGAGCTCGTCGTCGGGGACCGCTTCGTCGTCCGCCCCGGCGAGAAGGTCGCCACCGACGGGACGATCCTCTCCGGCCGCTCCACCATCGACGCCTCGATGGTCACCGGCGAGTCGATGCCGGTCGAGGTCGGCCCGCAGGACACGGTCACCGGGGCCACCGTCAACGGCCACGGCCGGCTCATCGTCCGCGCCACCCGGGTCGGGTCCGAGACCACCCTGGCCCGGATCACCGAGCTGGTCGAGCAGGCCCAGACCGGCAAGGCCCCCGTGCAGCGGCTCGCCGACCGGATCTCGGCCGTCTTCGTGCCCACGGTCCTGGTCATCGCGGCGGTGACCTTCCTGCTCTGGCTGGTGACCGGGCATACCTTCACCGAGGCGCTGGCGCCCGCGGTGGCGGTGCTCATCATCGCCTGCCCCTGCGCGCTGGGACTGGCGACGCCGACCGCGCTGCTCACCGGGACCGGGCGGGGCGCCCAGCTCGGCATCCTCATCAAGGGCCCGCAGATCCTGGAGTCGACCCGCCGGGTCGACACCGTCGTCCTCGACAAGACGGGCACCCTGACCACCGGCCGTCCGGTGCTGACGGATGTCGTCACCGCCGGGTCGCTGCCCGAGCACGCCGCCCTCAAGGCGGCGGCGAGCGTCGAGGCCGGCAGCGAGCACCCGGTGGCCGGTGCCGTCGTCGACGGCGCCCGGGAGCGCGGCATCGACCTGGTCCAGGCCGAGGACGTCGTCAACCTGCCCGGCGAGGGCGTCCGCGCCAGGCTCAAGGACACCGAGGTGACCGTCGGGCGGCCCAGCCTCTTCGACGTCGTCCCCGAGGTGCTCGTCGAGACCCTGGAGCGGGCCGACGGCACCACCGTGCTCGTCGGCTGGGGCGGCACCGCGCGGGCGGCCCTCACGGTGGCCGACACGGCGCGCGAGACCAGCGCCGCCGCCGTCGAGCGGCTGCGCGGGCTGGGCCTCACGCCATACCTGCTCACCGGCGACAACGCGCGCACGGCCGCGGCCGTCGCGCAGGAGGTGGGGATCGACCCCTCCGACGTCATGGCCGAGGTGCTGCCGCAGGACAAGTTCGCCCGGGTGCAGGAGCTGCAGGGTCAGGGACGCGTCGTGGCCATGGTCGGCGACGGCGTCAACGACGCCGCGGCGCTGGCCCAGGCCGACCTCGGGATGGCGATGGGCTCGGGCACGGACGTTGCCGCCGAGTCCGCGGACATCGTGCTCATGCGCTCCGACGTGGAGACCGTCGCGGACGCCATCGGCCTGTCGCGGCAGACGCTCACGGTCATCAAGCAGAACCTGCTGTGGGCCTTCGGCTACAACACGCTGGCGATCCCGCTCGCCGCCTTCGGCCTGCTGACCCCGCTCATCGCGGGCGGTGCCATGGCGCTGTCCTCGGTGCTCGTCGTGCTCAACAGCCTGCGGCTCAAGGGCTTCGGCCGGGCCTGA